The genome window CAATTATCTCGTGATGATTTCTCTACAGAAAATTATTTATTTTCGCCAGAATTCAGCTATTATCCAGTAGTTGGTATTTCTTGGTTACAAGCCGTTAACTATTGTGATTGGTTAACAGACCGTGCTGTTGAAAAATCTTTAATGAACAAAGGAATCTTATCAAAAGATTATTATAATAACGAGGAATATAATTACGGAAATAAAACATTTAGTGCTGAACAATATAAGTTAGGCGATACAAATGTAAACGAAGCGATTGATTCGACTAAAATTATGAGAGCGAATCAAATCAAAACGCAAAATACACGTATCTTAAAAGCAAATCGTGCAACTGGTTCAGATGAAGTACAACCATTCCGTTTACCTACAGAAGCTGAGTGGGAATATGCAGCATTGGCTTTACCTGGAAATCGTGAATACAACGAATACAAAGGAAAAGATGTTGCTCAAAATAACTTGAGAGTAACGAAAGGTGCTCAAAGAGGTCAATATTTAGATAACTTCAAACAAGGACGTGGAGATTACTCTGGAATTGGTGGATTTGGTAACGATGGTTCTGCAATTACAAGTGATGTTCGTAAATATCCATCAAATGATTTTGGTCTTTACGGAATGTTAGGAAACGTTGCTGAATGGGTTTCTGATGTTTATCGTCCTATTATTGATGAAGAGGCAAACGATTTCAACTACTACCGTGGAAATATTTTAAAAACAAAAATTGACAACGGAGCAGGTGGTTTTGAAAAATATGACGAAACAAATGTTGAATATGATACATTAGACAACGGACGTTTAGTTTATAGAGGATTACCAGGTGCTTACAAAAAACAAACAGAATACGATTTAACAAATTATCGTGATGGTGACCCTAATTCTTCTTTATCACCACGTACTGAGGAAGGTAAATCTGCTGATCAAGCGACAGAAGATATGTACAACGCTCCTCAACGTAAATTTAGAGTGGATGAAAAAGGTCGTGTAATCTTAGAGAAAGACACTACAAATCGTACTTCTGACATCTCTGATGAAACACGTGTAGTAAAAGGTGGTTCTTGGAAAGATCCTATATATTGGATTGATGCTGGTCAAAGACGTTACTTACACCAAGCAAGTGCAACAAACTGGATTGGTTTCCGTGTAGCACAAGAATACTCTGGTAGTTTCGAATCAAAACGTAAACGTAGAGGATAATAATCCTTTTCAAAATATTTTAAATCTCGGTGATTAATTTCATCGAGATTTTTTATTTTTACATTATGAAAACAGCAGAAATATTCGATCAATTTCTTAAATCGAAAATCGTTACGACTGATACACGCAACATCTCACAAAATTGTATCTTTTTTGCTTTAAAAGGAGCTAATTTTAATGGAAATACTTTCGCTCAAGAAGCGATCAATCAAGGAGCTGCAATGGCAATTGTTGACGAAAAAGAATTTGAAAATACATCTCAAAATATTTTTTTGGTTAATGATGCTTTAGAAACTCTACAAGATTTAGCGAGAACTTATCGTAATTACCTTAAAATACCATTTATTGGATTGACTGGTTCTAATGGTAAAACAACGACAAAAGAATTGATTTCAGCTGTTTTAAAAGAGAAATTCAAAACGCATTATACATTCGGAAATCTGAATAATCACATCGGAGTTCCTTTAACTATACTTTCTATTTCAGAAGATACAGAAATGGCTGTGATCGAAATGGGTGCGAATCATCAAAAAGAAATCGAGTTATTAGCTTCTATTTCTCAACCAGATTATGGGTATATCACCAATTTTGGTAAAGCTCATTTAGAAGGTTTCGGAGGAATTGAAGGTGTGATTAAAGGAAAATCTGAGTTATATGATTTTTTGAGAGCAAATAACAGAACTGCTTTTGTCAATTTTAATGATCCTATTCAAGTTGAAAAAACTGAAGATATTAACCGAATTACATTTTCTGATCAACATAATGCTAATGTTCAAATCGAATTGATAGAAAATGAAACTGAATATTTGGCGGTTAAATACCAAGATTTAAAAATTCAATCACATTTAACAGGAAACTATAATTTTAG of Empedobacter falsenii contains these proteins:
- the gldJ gene encoding gliding motility lipoprotein GldJ gives rise to the protein MKMNKGRIFSLALAAVTMSVFMGCASSSGKKKGGGTKNFTSRTGWKPNDSKGWFFSGKKKENIKAWPGMVFIEGGSFTMGITKDDVLHDWNNSPVRMQVKSFFIGETEVTNYEYKEYLTWLKVVFPPEDTQYKDIYNGALPDETVFNNQLSRDDFSTENYLFSPEFSYYPVVGISWLQAVNYCDWLTDRAVEKSLMNKGILSKDYYNNEEYNYGNKTFSAEQYKLGDTNVNEAIDSTKIMRANQIKTQNTRILKANRATGSDEVQPFRLPTEAEWEYAALALPGNREYNEYKGKDVAQNNLRVTKGAQRGQYLDNFKQGRGDYSGIGGFGNDGSAITSDVRKYPSNDFGLYGMLGNVAEWVSDVYRPIIDEEANDFNYYRGNILKTKIDNGAGGFEKYDETNVEYDTLDNGRLVYRGLPGAYKKQTEYDLTNYRDGDPNSSLSPRTEEGKSADQATEDMYNAPQRKFRVDEKGRVILEKDTTNRTSDISDETRVVKGGSWKDPIYWIDAGQRRYLHQASATNWIGFRVAQEYSGSFESKRKRRG
- a CDS encoding UDP-N-acetylmuramoyl-tripeptide--D-alanyl-D-alanine ligase, with translation MKTAEIFDQFLKSKIVTTDTRNISQNCIFFALKGANFNGNTFAQEAINQGAAMAIVDEKEFENTSQNIFLVNDALETLQDLARTYRNYLKIPFIGLTGSNGKTTTKELISAVLKEKFKTHYTFGNLNNHIGVPLTILSISEDTEMAVIEMGANHQKEIELLASISQPDYGYITNFGKAHLEGFGGIEGVIKGKSELYDFLRANNRTAFVNFNDPIQVEKTEDINRITFSDQHNANVQIELIENETEYLAVKYQDLKIQSHLTGNYNFSNISCAIAIGEHFGIDAKSIQNGIENYFPSNNRSQIINKENYKIVMDAYNANPSSMEASLNNFAKFEGSKTIIIGDMFELGEESKAEHQRILDLAESLDFDQIFILGHNFGETITNNPKVQKFENRVAFEECLKENPIKTQNILIKGSHGMRLDLLENI